In Lacinutrix sp. Bg11-31, the DNA window AATTTTTTAATGATGCTCCTGGATTTGAATCACTAGAGCAGATAAATGATAACGGTACAAATGCAAATCCTAAATCCATTCAACTTAATAATGATGGAACTTATACAGCTGCGACTCCAACTCCAAGGCAATTAAACGACGGCTCTGGTGTTGTTTTTAATCCTATTACAATTTCTAATATACAATCTCAATATAATGAAGGAGAAACATTAGACATCACCTTTACTGCAGAGACTAATGTAACAGCAGACGCTGTAATTAACTTTACGCTAAATAATTCTGGTTTTAATACTGCTGACTATACAGGAAACACAACAGTTACAATAACTAATGGCCAAAACACTGTAACAACATCAATTTCTATTTTAGATGATGGTGTTAACGATGGAGATGAGGAACTATTAATTAAGTTTGTTAATTTAGCTTCGCCTTATATTCCGTTCAACAATTTTGTAAATCTACGTGTTGTAGATGCTAATCCTGTTGCCTCACCTTTTAATGCCCCAATTCCTTCAAGTACAAATCCTATACCAACAGGTGCTGTACAAAGTACACAACCAGCAGGTTATTACGATACTTTAAATGGAGAATCTGGAGCTAATTTAGAACAAGCAATACAAAACATTATTGCAGAAGAAGGTGTTGTTCGTGCACAAACCTATTCAGATATTATTGATATTCTAAAAGAAGCAGACCAAAACCCTAACAACAACAACCAAGTTTGGTTGGTTTATACCGAACAAGGAAGATCAAAATTAGATTTTCAAACAAGTTCTATTAGTACTGGAAAATGGAATAGAGAACATACTTTTCCAAGATCTTTAGCAGGTTATGGGAGTATTGATCTCGACGATATAGCAGACGGAATTGAATCCTATTGGAACACAACCGCAGATTCTTTACGTCATGGGAACTCAGATGCGCACGCTCTAAGAGCTGCAGATGGACCAGAAAATAGCTCAAGAAGTAACCAACATTACGGACAATATAATGGCCCAACAAGCAATGTAGGTAGTTTTAAGGGAGATGTTGCACGTAGTGTTTTATATATGCAATTACGTTATAATGGATTATCCGTTGTAAACGGTTATCCAGATATAGATGGACAGATGGGAGATTTAGCAACCTTACTACAATGGCACAATCAAGATCCACCAGACGATTTCGAAATGAATAGAAACAACGTCATCTACACATGGCAATTTAATAGGAATCCATTAATCGATATGCCAGAATTGGTAGATTATATTTGGGGAACAAATACTGGAATTGCATGGAATAACAATTTAAGTGTTACAGATTTCGAAACCGAAACCATAAAACTCTATCCAAACCCAGTAAACAATCAACTGTTCATCTCTGGAAAAAACAACGAATATCA includes these proteins:
- a CDS encoding endonuclease, which gives rise to MKKYYQCLVLLFLCNIAFSQAVVINEIDCDTPSIDTKEFIELKTSSPNASLNGYVLVLFNGSNTSSTGGKSYFALDLDGLTTDINGLFVIGSDLVTPFPQLLISQNLIQNGPDAAVIYQANASDFPDLTDATLTNIVDVVIYETNDSAVTNLLEFFNDAPGFESLEQINDNGTNANPKSIQLNNDGTYTAATPTPRQLNDGSGVVFNPITISNIQSQYNEGETLDITFTAETNVTADAVINFTLNNSGFNTADYTGNTTVTITNGQNTVTTSISILDDGVNDGDEELLIKFVNLASPYIPFNNFVNLRVVDANPVASPFNAPIPSSTNPIPTGAVQSTQPAGYYDTLNGESGANLEQAIQNIIAEEGVVRAQTYSDIIDILKEADQNPNNNNQVWLVYTEQGRSKLDFQTSSISTGKWNREHTFPRSLAGYGSIDLDDIADGIESYWNTTADSLRHGNSDAHALRAADGPENSSRSNQHYGQYNGPTSNVGSFKGDVARSVLYMQLRYNGLSVVNGYPDIDGQMGDLATLLQWHNQDPPDDFEMNRNNVIYTWQFNRNPLIDMPELVDYIWGTNTGIAWNNNLSVTDFETETIKLYPNPVNNQLFISGKNNEYQVVIYSSEGRKIQSKTLKNNSPLNLELSSGIYYARISSEGKTETKKFLVK